In one Trichlorobacter lovleyi SZ genomic region, the following are encoded:
- the gatA gene encoding Asp-tRNA(Asn)/Glu-tRNA(Gln) amidotransferase subunit GatA: MELYEQTIHNLQTQLQARQVSSVEITNSFLDRIESTDQSINAFITVTKEQALLDAAAADQRIAAGNCAPLTGIPVALKDIFLTEGVRTTSASKMLDNFIAPYDATAWTRMKSQGAVLLGKLNQDEFAMGSSCENSAFGPTRNPWNKDHIPGGSSGGSAAAIAAQQAVATLGTDTGGSIRQPASHCGCVGLKPTYGRVSRYGVIAYASSLDQVGPMTRDVTDAALLLGVIAGYDPKDSTSVDCPVPDYTAALQQGVKGLTIGLPKEYFIDGLDADVQQAMEQAIAVYRQLGAEFVEVSLPHTNYAVATYYLIATAEASSNLARYEGVRFGHRAKDTAGLIDLMMQSRSEGFGAEVKRRIMLGTYALSSGYYDAYYIKAQKVRTLIQQDFNEAFRSVDLLLTPVAPTPAFRIGEKTADPLQMYLSDIFTIPVNLAGICGISVPAGISSNGLPIGLQLLGRPFGEETILRAAFDFEQATQWHTKKAAL; the protein is encoded by the coding sequence ATGGAACTTTACGAACAGACCATCCATAATCTGCAGACTCAGTTACAGGCACGCCAGGTTTCCTCGGTTGAGATCACCAATTCTTTTTTGGACCGGATTGAATCCACCGACCAGTCCATCAATGCCTTTATCACCGTCACTAAAGAGCAGGCATTGCTTGATGCAGCGGCAGCAGACCAGCGGATTGCAGCCGGCAATTGCGCCCCCCTGACCGGCATCCCGGTGGCCCTGAAGGATATCTTCCTGACGGAAGGGGTACGCACCACCAGTGCCTCAAAGATGCTGGACAACTTCATCGCCCCCTATGACGCCACCGCCTGGACCAGAATGAAGTCCCAGGGCGCCGTACTGCTGGGCAAACTGAATCAGGATGAGTTCGCCATGGGCTCGTCCTGCGAAAACAGCGCCTTTGGCCCGACCCGCAACCCCTGGAACAAAGACCACATCCCGGGCGGCTCATCCGGCGGATCTGCTGCAGCCATTGCAGCTCAACAGGCTGTGGCCACCCTGGGCACCGACACCGGCGGTTCCATCCGCCAGCCCGCCTCACATTGCGGCTGCGTCGGCCTCAAGCCCACCTATGGCCGGGTCTCCCGCTACGGTGTAATCGCCTATGCCTCTTCGCTGGATCAGGTCGGTCCCATGACCCGCGATGTAACCGATGCTGCCCTGCTGCTGGGAGTCATTGCCGGATACGACCCCAAAGACTCCACCAGTGTGGACTGCCCGGTGCCGGACTACACGGCAGCACTGCAACAGGGAGTCAAAGGGCTCACAATCGGCCTGCCCAAAGAGTACTTTATCGACGGGCTTGATGCTGATGTGCAGCAGGCCATGGAGCAGGCTATAGCGGTCTATCGCCAGCTTGGGGCTGAATTTGTTGAGGTCTCGCTGCCCCACACCAATTATGCCGTGGCAACCTACTACCTGATTGCCACCGCTGAAGCCAGTTCCAACCTGGCCCGCTATGAAGGTGTTCGCTTTGGCCATCGGGCCAAGGACACTGCCGGTTTGATTGATCTGATGATGCAGTCCCGCTCGGAAGGATTTGGAGCCGAGGTCAAACGCCGCATCATGCTGGGCACCTACGCCCTCTCCTCCGGCTACTATGATGCCTACTACATCAAGGCCCAGAAGGTGCGCACCCTGATCCAGCAGGATTTCAACGAGGCATTCAGGTCGGTTGATCTGCTGCTGACTCCGGTGGCCCCCACCCCTGCCTTCAGGATCGGTGAAAAGACCGCTGACCCGCTGCAGATGTACCTGTCCGACATCTTCACTATCCCGGTCAACCTGGCCGGTATCTGCGGCATCTCGGTTCCGGCCGGCATCAGCAGTAACGGCCTGCCGATCGGCCTGCAACTGCTGGGACGCCCCTTTGGC